The following proteins are co-located in the Nitrospira sp. genome:
- a CDS encoding class I SAM-dependent DNA methyltransferase, whose translation MRTPPVQSDSVAAQALAAPSNFFSSGLRQKVDQLMNILWAGGVNNPMDSIEQISYLLFLRLLTEKDNVLASLDKKYVCIFSGKWAKYAWGNFVTLAGNDLFTAVRDAIEKLHELQGLTDTGKLLFSRATLKIYDRPTLRAVVQAIHGMDLSAHDGHDLKGDMYEYLLSKLSASGTNGQFRTPRHIIDLIVALVNPQPKHRICDPACGTAGFLISAFTHILRQHTKPADLKQGLVDGGLLKAAQWKFLEEQAFTGFDNDANMVKIAILNLYLHQLEKARVSMLNPLTTGFGGAYPGQQFDIILANPPFAGKVQDESILADLNYKLNTRSTELLFLKWFIDHLAPGGRAGVIVPNGVLFGSTNAATSLRELLLTECDLQAVINLPSGVFKPYSGVGTAALIFEKGKKTESVWFYDLTADGYSLDDKRTPIEANDIPDTLAKWPNREEGPNSYRVPVQKIREHDWSLAAGRYKPVTAKAVNHDKPADILGEVLELESEIVKRGNALLGQIGRKK comes from the coding sequence ATGCGCACGCCTCCTGTACAGTCTGACTCCGTTGCCGCCCAGGCCCTTGCCGCGCCGTCGAATTTCTTTTCCTCCGGCCTCCGGCAGAAGGTCGATCAGCTCATGAACATCCTTTGGGCCGGGGGCGTGAACAATCCGATGGATTCCATCGAGCAGATTTCCTATCTGCTGTTCCTGCGATTGCTGACGGAGAAGGACAACGTCCTCGCCAGTCTCGACAAGAAATATGTCTGCATCTTCTCCGGCAAGTGGGCCAAATACGCCTGGGGCAACTTCGTCACGCTGGCCGGCAATGATCTCTTCACCGCCGTCCGCGATGCCATTGAAAAGCTGCATGAACTCCAGGGCTTGACCGACACCGGCAAGCTGCTCTTCAGCCGCGCCACCCTCAAGATCTACGACCGCCCAACCCTCCGCGCCGTGGTGCAAGCTATCCACGGGATGGACCTGTCCGCCCATGACGGCCACGACCTGAAGGGGGACATGTATGAGTATTTGCTGAGCAAACTGTCGGCCTCCGGCACCAACGGACAGTTTCGCACGCCGCGCCACATCATTGACCTGATTGTGGCGCTCGTAAACCCGCAACCGAAGCACCGGATCTGCGACCCGGCCTGCGGCACAGCGGGCTTTCTCATCTCGGCCTTTACGCACATCTTGCGCCAGCACACGAAACCGGCGGACCTGAAGCAGGGCCTAGTGGACGGCGGGCTCCTCAAGGCCGCGCAGTGGAAGTTCCTCGAAGAACAGGCCTTCACCGGCTTTGACAACGACGCGAATATGGTGAAGATCGCCATCTTGAACCTCTACCTCCACCAGTTGGAGAAAGCGCGCGTCTCCATGCTGAACCCGCTTACCACTGGCTTCGGCGGCGCCTATCCGGGCCAGCAGTTCGACATCATTCTTGCCAACCCGCCCTTCGCCGGAAAGGTGCAGGACGAAAGCATCCTGGCCGACCTCAACTACAAGCTGAATACCCGTTCGACGGAACTGCTGTTTCTCAAATGGTTCATCGACCATCTCGCGCCCGGCGGGCGCGCGGGCGTCATCGTGCCCAATGGGGTACTCTTCGGCTCCACCAACGCCGCCACCAGCCTGCGCGAGCTGCTCCTGACCGAGTGCGACCTGCAAGCGGTGATCAATCTGCCGAGCGGCGTGTTCAAGCCCTATTCCGGCGTCGGCACCGCCGCGCTGATCTTTGAGAAGGGCAAGAAGACAGAGAGTGTCTGGTTCTACGACCTCACCGCCGACGGCTACAGCCTGGACGACAAGCGCACGCCAATCGAGGCCAACGACATTCCCGACACACTGGCGAAATGGCCGAACCGTGAAGAAGGGCCGAACAGTTACCGGGTGCCGGTTCAGAAGATTCGGGAGCACGACTGGAGTCTCGCCGCAGGCCGCTATAAACCTGTCACAGCAAAAGCCGTCAACCATGACAAGCCTGCTGACATTCTCGGCGAGGTGCTTGAGCTTGAGAGTGAAATCGTCAAGCGCGGCAACGCTCTGCTTGGCCAAATCGGTAGAAAGAAATGA
- a CDS encoding ATP-binding protein: MVQPPPLSPPFDDKLIDEFLQWPENSQFECKRLAGKLTSVLESIVALANSEGGIIALGFEDPDKAKGRDRVYGIQENPNNWDELRRHLQSRITEPNLLPCSPVEIGCTLRDGARGSVVFLKIEKSNRIHSIVDDGTWVRLEKGNKELTANEINDLCFSRGTISVEAQLEPIEIELLDTDYWKQYAQHRRLTRPIAEALRHIGLARPDAQGTLRPSRAAVLLFAEEPSGLLSGKAAVRVFHYRGNRVQTDPHTNLLKPPRTISGPIIRQIQDATDYVVSELASGVQMGPLGFDIVQSYPVRVIKEAITNALIHRDYRLSADVHIRIFSDRIEVESPGLLVGPVTAANIGTIGTHARNPVLVNHLRDFPTPPNLDAGEGVRMMFGTMQAVGLYPPLYLTRPHVQREAVIVFLLNEHRPTAWEQVSRHIDQHGSIGNTEVRAAMETDDVLTASKQIKKWLDQGLLIILNPAVGTRARRYSKPNMPPPIQLFSSLEGKQRKGKA; this comes from the coding sequence ATGGTACAGCCACCACCATTGTCCCCGCCATTCGACGACAAGCTCATCGACGAGTTTCTCCAATGGCCGGAGAATAGCCAATTTGAATGCAAGCGATTGGCGGGGAAGTTGACCTCAGTCCTCGAATCCATTGTGGCTCTCGCTAACAGCGAGGGGGGTATCATTGCTTTGGGGTTCGAAGATCCCGATAAGGCAAAGGGCCGTGACCGCGTCTATGGTATCCAGGAAAATCCAAACAATTGGGATGAACTTCGGCGACACCTTCAGTCGCGCATTACTGAGCCCAATCTGCTCCCCTGTTCGCCCGTCGAGATAGGCTGCACACTCCGTGATGGAGCTAGGGGATCGGTCGTGTTCTTAAAAATCGAGAAGAGTAACCGCATCCATTCGATTGTGGATGACGGCACATGGGTTCGTCTCGAAAAGGGCAATAAAGAACTAACGGCGAATGAGATCAATGATCTGTGTTTTTCGCGCGGCACGATTTCTGTTGAAGCCCAGTTAGAACCGATCGAGATCGAGTTACTCGATACCGACTACTGGAAACAGTATGCACAGCACCGTCGTCTTACGCGTCCCATCGCCGAGGCGTTGCGCCACATCGGTCTGGCTAGGCCAGATGCACAGGGGACATTGCGCCCAAGCCGTGCTGCCGTGCTGTTGTTTGCCGAGGAGCCGTCTGGCCTGCTCAGCGGCAAAGCCGCTGTTCGTGTGTTCCATTATCGCGGCAACCGTGTTCAGACTGATCCACACACCAACTTGCTCAAGCCGCCGCGAACGATCTCTGGTCCGATCATTCGTCAGATTCAAGACGCCACCGATTATGTGGTGAGTGAATTGGCTTCAGGCGTGCAAATGGGGCCCCTCGGGTTCGACATCGTCCAGAGCTATCCTGTCCGTGTCATCAAAGAGGCCATCACGAATGCCCTTATCCACCGAGACTATCGTCTGTCCGCCGATGTGCACATCCGGATCTTTTCCGATCGCATCGAGGTAGAAAGCCCTGGATTACTGGTCGGTCCGGTCACCGCTGCGAACATCGGCACCATCGGCACGCATGCCCGCAACCCCGTCTTAGTTAACCATCTCCGTGACTTTCCCACGCCACCGAATCTCGATGCTGGCGAGGGGGTCCGCATGATGTTCGGCACCATGCAGGCCGTCGGGCTATACCCGCCGCTCTACTTGACTCGTCCGCATGTTCAGCGTGAAGCGGTTATTGTTTTTCTACTGAACGAGCATCGGCCGACTGCCTGGGAACAGGTGAGCCGACACATTGACCAGCATGGTTCTATCGGCAATACCGAAGTTCGTGCGGCGATGGAAACAGACGATGTGCTGACAGCTTCAAAGCAGATTAAGAAGTGGCTTGACCAGGGTCTGTTGATTATTCTCAACCCCGCAGTGGGGACTCGCGCCCGGCGATATAGCAAACCGAATATGCCTCCTCCAATCCAGTTGTTTTCCTCCCTCGAAGGAAAACAACGAAAGGGGAAGGCGTAA